Sequence from the Fulvivirga ligni genome:
CATTCTCCACCAAAATATAGCCCCACCAGGCCGCCTAAGATATACAGCACCGATTTCTTCTTACTTAACAGCTCGCTGGTATTTATGGTAACATCTTGTGGCGTTTCATTAGAGCGATGCACTACATAGATATACCCTAAAAAAAGGCAGAAAAACACTAGCAATATACTGCCGTCTAACCGACTCAAAGTCAGCACCCTGTGATCTGAAAGCAAGGCAGCATTAGCCAGAAAACCTACAAGTAGTGTAGCTATGAGCGAAAATGGTATTTCAGAAAAATATATGTTTTTTGTGATAGGAAGAGCTCTTATAATGGAACTCACACCTAGAATAAGGAGAATATTAGCAATGTTACTTCCAAAAATATTTCCAATAGCTATCTCAGAACTACCCTTAAAGCTTGCTGTAAGGTTTACCAGCAATTCCGGTAAAGAAGTACCAAATGACACAATGGTGAGACCGATAATCATCTCAGAAACATTAAACCTTTTGGCTATACTAGAAGAGCCAAGTACCAGCAGATCTGCTCCTTTAATAAGTACTACAAATCCAAGCCCAAACAGAATGTATATTAACATATAAAAAATTTAGCACAGATAACCGGCAATTTAGATGAAAATAATAGTTTAAGTCACTCGATTTAAATAATTTTTATGAACAATGTTTATTTATCTCGAACGTATTAACTTTTTAAAATTCATACATTTGTAACGATTAAAAAGAAAAAATTATACTGTGACATTAATCAAATCAATTTCTGGAATACGAGGAACTATAGGTGGTAAAGCAGGCGAGGGACTGTCTCCTATAGACATAGTAAAATATACAGCCGCTTTCGGGTCATGGGCCTCAGAAAAATCAGGCAACAAAAAGATTGTGATAGGCAGAGACGCCAGAATTTCTGGTGAGATGGTAAGTGGCCTGGTAACGAACACATTGATAAGCCTTGGCTTAGATGTGGTAGACCTGGGACTTTCCACTACTCCTACCGTAGAGATAGCTGTACCTGAAGAGGGCGCCGCGGGAGGGATAATCCTTACAGCAAGCCATAATCCTACTCAGTGGAATGCACTAAAGCTTCTTAACGATAAAGGGGAGTTTATATCTGCTGATGACGGTGCAGAAGTGCTAAAGATCGCTGATGAAGATAATTATGAGTTTGCAGAGGTGCTTCACCTGGGCTCTTACAGACAGGATGCCACCTACATTGACAAGCATATAGAGAAGATTCTGGCTTTACCATTGGTAGATAAAGATGCTATTGCCTCTAAAAACTTCAGTGTAGCTATTGACTGTGTTAACTCTACAGGTGGTATTGCTGTACCAAAATTATTGGAAGCCTTAGGTGTACAAAATGTAAAGAAATTTTACTGCGAACCTACCGGGCACTTCCCACATAACCCTGAGCCCTTACCTGAAAATATCGCTCACATATGTAGTGAAATGGAAAAAGGCAGGTTTGACCTGGGTATAGTGGTAGATCCGGATGTAGACAGGTTGGCTCTTATACAAGAAGATGGTACTCCTTTCGGAGAAGAATACACATTGGTGGCTATATCAGATTATATTCTATCTGAAACCAAAGGAAATACAGTTTCTAACCTATCTTCTACCATGGCTCTTCGCAAGGTAACAGAGAAGCGTGGTGGACAATATACTGCTTCTGCTGTAGGCGAAGTGAATGTGGTGACTGAGATGAAAAACACTAACGCCATCATTGGTGGTGAAGGTAATGGCGGTATCATTTACCCTGAGCTTCATTATGGTAGAGATGCATTGGTAGGTATAGCATTATTCTTAACTTATATGGCAAAAACAGATTTGCATGTATCAAGAATAAGAGCTTCGTTCCCTAACTATCATATTTCAAAAAATAAAATTGAATTAACCCCACAGATAGATGTAGATGGCATTTTGGAGCAAATTAAAACCAAATATGCTAATCAAAAAGTAAACACTATCGACGGTGTTAAAATAGAATTTGAAAATGAATGGGTACATTTGCGAAAGTCTAATACTGAGCCAATCATTCGAATCTATTCGGAGTCAGATTCAGAATCTACCGCTGAGTATTTAGCCAACAAAATCATTTCCGACATAAGAGATATTATTACTACGCAAGCATAAGTGTGATGGAGGTTTATTTAGATAATGCAGCTACCACCCCGGTAGATCCTGATGTTTTTGAGGCGATGAAGCCATATTTTCTTTCTGATTTTGGAAACCCCTCTTCTACTCATGCACATGGTAGAAAGGTGAGATCAGCCATAGAATATGCGCGAAAGCAGGTAGCTCAACTTCTAAACGCCACCCCAGGTGAGATTTTCTTTACCAGTGGAGGTACCGAAGCAGATAACACTTTGATCTGCTCCATTATTGATACTTATGAGTTAAAACATGCCATTACTTCAGAGATAGAGCATCACGCTGTGCTCAACACACTTGAAAATTTGGCAAAAAGCGAAAAAATAAAATTGAGCTACGTGGCCTTAGATGAAAAAGGCCATGTAGACCTCAAAGATTTAGAGAGACTTCTTTCTGAAAATGAAAGATCACTAGTGTCTCTGATGCATGCTAATAATGAAATAGGCAACATCACCGATTTAGATGAAGTAGGTGTAATATGTGCAAAACATAAAGCCATTTTTCATTCTGACACCGTGCAGACTGTAGGGCATTATCAGCATAACTTAAAAAACCTGAACATTCATTGCATAACAGGTGCTGCACACAAATTCCACGGTCCGAAAGGAATTGGCTTCATGTATATCAATAAGAATACGAAGATCAATCCATTCATTCATGGAGGAGCGCAGGAGCGCAACATGCGTGGCGGAACTGAGAATGTAGCCGGTATTATAGGCTTAGCCAAAGCTTTGGAAATTGCTTATAATGAGATGGAAAGCCATCAAAATTATATTCAGGGACTGAAAGACAGAATGATAGCCAAACTACAAGAAAAGATAGATGGCGTTTCCTTTAATGGTAATTCAGCTGATCCTGATCATAGCTTATACACGGTATTAAATGTATGTCTCCCAGAATCTGCGGATAATGATATGCTTCTATTCACTTTAGATATCAATGGCATTTCTGCTTCTGGTGGTAGTGCGTGCTCCAGCGGTGCTTCTACCGGTTCGCATGTGCTAGCAGGCATAAAAGCAGATCCGAGCCGTGGTGCCGTGAGATTTTCGTTTAGCAAATACAATACTGCTGAAGAAATAGATTATACCGTAGAGAAATTAGCTGAGTTTTATAATAAAGTGGAAGCCTAATCGTAATTCATTTATGATTAAGCAGGCTATAATACTTTTCCTCATCTGCTGTTCGGCCACATCTTTCGCCCAAAAGAAGATGTGCGTTACCATTGATGATCTTACCGATATGTCTGTTGGCAAAGAAACTCAACTAAGAAAATGGGTAAATGAGGAGATCGTAAAAGTTTGCGTAGCTCACGCTGTACCTGCCATTGGCTTTGTCAATGAAAACAAAGTTTATAAAAATGAACAGGTAGATTCAGCATCTGTGAACATGCTTAAGTTTTGGCTAGACAACGGCCTGGAACTAGGAAATCACACTTATAGCCACCTGGATTATAATAAAGCTACTTCAGAAGAATTCTTTAAAGAAATTGAAAAAGGCCAGATTGTAACTAATCAACTCCTGGGCCCTGATGAGCAGGTAAAATATTTCAGACACCCTTTTTTACACCGTGGAGACACAAAAGAAAAAGTAGAGGCCTTAGAAAATTATCTTGAGCAACATGATTTAATTGAGGCCCCCGTTACCATAGATAACTCAGAGTGGATTTATGCTGCTGCGTACAAAAAAGCCTTCGATCAGGAAGATAAACTAATGAAAGACAGCATAGGCCAAAGCTACATATCATATATGATGCAAAAAGTAAAGTATTACGAAAAGGCCTCAAACACGCTTTTTGGCAGGACTATAGCTCACACCTTACTTATTCATGATAATCTACTTAATGCCGAATATCTTGACGGTTTGTTAGCAGCCCTTGAGAAAGAAGGTTATGACTTCATCTCACTCGAAGAAGCGCTCTCAGATCCTGCATATAGCAGTGATGACCAAGTAGCTGCTTCTTGGGGCATTAGCTGGATACAGCGATGGGCTATTACCCAGAAAAGGCCTAAAGAGTTTTATGTAGGAGAGCCGCTATGCCCACAGTTTATACAGGATTATAGCGGCATAAAAGAATAAGTTTACTCAAGTACAAGTTCTTTCAAACACTCCACCCATAGTGGATGATCATTAAGACTTTCTACTA
This genomic interval carries:
- the glmM gene encoding phosphoglucosamine mutase, producing the protein MTLIKSISGIRGTIGGKAGEGLSPIDIVKYTAAFGSWASEKSGNKKIVIGRDARISGEMVSGLVTNTLISLGLDVVDLGLSTTPTVEIAVPEEGAAGGIILTASHNPTQWNALKLLNDKGEFISADDGAEVLKIADEDNYEFAEVLHLGSYRQDATYIDKHIEKILALPLVDKDAIASKNFSVAIDCVNSTGGIAVPKLLEALGVQNVKKFYCEPTGHFPHNPEPLPENIAHICSEMEKGRFDLGIVVDPDVDRLALIQEDGTPFGEEYTLVAISDYILSETKGNTVSNLSSTMALRKVTEKRGGQYTASAVGEVNVVTEMKNTNAIIGGEGNGGIIYPELHYGRDALVGIALFLTYMAKTDLHVSRIRASFPNYHISKNKIELTPQIDVDGILEQIKTKYANQKVNTIDGVKIEFENEWVHLRKSNTEPIIRIYSESDSESTAEYLANKIISDIRDIITTQA
- a CDS encoding cysteine desulfurase family protein, with the translated sequence MEVYLDNAATTPVDPDVFEAMKPYFLSDFGNPSSTHAHGRKVRSAIEYARKQVAQLLNATPGEIFFTSGGTEADNTLICSIIDTYELKHAITSEIEHHAVLNTLENLAKSEKIKLSYVALDEKGHVDLKDLERLLSENERSLVSLMHANNEIGNITDLDEVGVICAKHKAIFHSDTVQTVGHYQHNLKNLNIHCITGAAHKFHGPKGIGFMYINKNTKINPFIHGGAQERNMRGGTENVAGIIGLAKALEIAYNEMESHQNYIQGLKDRMIAKLQEKIDGVSFNGNSADPDHSLYTVLNVCLPESADNDMLLFTLDINGISASGGSACSSGASTGSHVLAGIKADPSRGAVRFSFSKYNTAEEIDYTVEKLAEFYNKVEA
- a CDS encoding polysaccharide deacetylase family protein — encoded protein: MIKQAIILFLICCSATSFAQKKMCVTIDDLTDMSVGKETQLRKWVNEEIVKVCVAHAVPAIGFVNENKVYKNEQVDSASVNMLKFWLDNGLELGNHTYSHLDYNKATSEEFFKEIEKGQIVTNQLLGPDEQVKYFRHPFLHRGDTKEKVEALENYLEQHDLIEAPVTIDNSEWIYAAAYKKAFDQEDKLMKDSIGQSYISYMMQKVKYYEKASNTLFGRTIAHTLLIHDNLLNAEYLDGLLAALEKEGYDFISLEEALSDPAYSSDDQVAASWGISWIQRWAITQKRPKEFYVGEPLCPQFIQDYSGIKE
- a CDS encoding calcium/sodium antiporter, translating into MLIYILFGLGFVVLIKGADLLVLGSSSIAKRFNVSEMIIGLTIVSFGTSLPELLVNLTASFKGSSEIAIGNIFGSNIANILLILGVSSIIRALPITKNIYFSEIPFSLIATLLVGFLANAALLSDHRVLTLSRLDGSILLVFFCLFLGYIYVVHRSNETPQDVTINTSELLSKKKSVLYILGGLVGLYFGGEWVVNGAVKIAQDFGLSETFIGLTVIAIGTSLPELFTSAVAAYKNNTDIAVGNVVGSNIFNLLWILGISAVVRPLPFDVASNTDIVMIIFASALLLFAVAVGKGAKIVRWEGALFVLVYLGYIYYLVQRG